In Sedimentibacter sp. MB31-C6, one genomic interval encodes:
- a CDS encoding zinc ribbon domain-containing protein — protein MAIFDKISKTITSTSKDVAKKTKDLTETAKLNSLINSEQKKIEEIHLQIGKIYYNEYKDTALQNLLPFCNEVDDSYEKIEAYEAQIIEIKGIIPCPNCGEELSNESSFCSKCGTNVKGYIEEQKSKTLNTPKCPNCQTEISEEMDFCTECGSSLKENIQCSQIEDEQQDTQDKATCPNCQTEVSEDMDFCTECGTKLK, from the coding sequence ATGGCTATTTTTGATAAAATAAGTAAAACTATAACTAGTACAAGTAAAGATGTTGCTAAAAAAACTAAAGATTTAACAGAAACTGCTAAACTTAATTCTTTAATTAATTCAGAACAAAAAAAAATAGAAGAAATTCATTTGCAAATTGGCAAAATTTATTATAATGAATATAAGGATACTGCTCTACAAAATCTATTGCCTTTTTGTAATGAAGTAGATGATTCTTACGAAAAAATCGAAGCATATGAGGCACAAATCATTGAAATAAAGGGTATAATTCCATGTCCCAACTGTGGTGAAGAATTGTCAAACGAATCTTCTTTCTGTAGCAAATGTGGAACTAACGTAAAAGGTTATATAGAAGAACAAAAATCTAAAACATTAAATACGCCGAAATGTCCTAATTGTCAAACTGAAATATCTGAAGAAATGGATTTTTGCACAGAATGTGGTTCTAGTTTAAAAGAAAATATACAATGCTCACAAATTGAAGATGAGCAGCAAGACACGCAAGATAAAGCCACATGTCCTAATTGTCAGACTGAAGTCTCTGAAGATATGGATTTTTGTACAGAATGTGGAACTAAACTTAAATAA
- a CDS encoding LacI family DNA-binding transcriptional regulator codes for MVTIKDISKKSGYSTSTVSKALNGSSEIGENTSSFIRKVANEMGYFPNAAARLLKTNHSNNIGVLFIDEMQSGLAHEYFSAVLNSVKDEAEHLGYDITFISRNIGKMHMSYYNHCKYRNCDGVVIACVDFNDPEVVELIQSEIPTVTIDHIFNDCTAILSDNISGVTDLVKYIYDNGHRKIAYIHGENTSVTQRRLSGFYKTCKEMGLEIPNNYIKEARYHDPKSSGLATRELLQLSDPPSCIMYPDDFSFIGGMNEIEKQGLKIPDDISVAGYDGIYLSQVLRPKLCTFKQNTEALGKEAANNIVMAITEKKTYIPKQIWIEGELLTGKSIKKIDF; via the coding sequence TTGGTAACCATTAAAGATATTTCAAAAAAAAGTGGATATTCCACTTCTACAGTAAGTAAAGCTTTAAACGGCTCATCAGAAATTGGCGAAAATACATCTTCTTTCATTAGAAAAGTAGCTAATGAAATGGGCTATTTTCCAAATGCTGCTGCTAGACTACTTAAAACAAATCACTCTAATAATATTGGAGTATTGTTTATCGATGAAATGCAAAGCGGTCTTGCTCATGAATATTTTTCAGCTGTTTTGAACAGCGTTAAAGATGAAGCAGAACATTTGGGATATGACATTACTTTTATAAGCCGAAACATTGGAAAAATGCATATGAGTTATTATAATCACTGTAAATACCGCAACTGTGATGGTGTTGTTATCGCTTGTGTCGATTTTAATGATCCAGAAGTAGTAGAACTTATCCAAAGCGAAATTCCTACTGTAACTATTGACCATATCTTTAATGATTGCACTGCCATACTGTCAGATAATATTAGCGGTGTAACAGATTTAGTAAAATATATATATGATAATGGACACCGAAAAATCGCCTATATTCATGGCGAAAATACCTCTGTAACCCAAAGACGTCTTTCCGGTTTCTATAAAACTTGTAAGGAGATGGGACTTGAAATTCCTAACAATTACATAAAAGAAGCAAGATATCATGATCCAAAATCAAGCGGGCTAGCAACAAGGGAACTCTTACAACTTTCAGACCCTCCTAGTTGTATTATGTATCCTGATGACTTTTCATTTATAGGAGGCATGAATGAAATTGAAAAGCAAGGTCTAAAAATACCTGATGATATAAGCGTTGCTGGATATGATGGAATTTATCTTTCGCAAGTATTGAGGCCAAAACTTTGCACCTTCAAACAAAATACAGAAGCATTAGGAAAAGAAGCAGCAAATAATATAGTCATGGCAATTACAGAAAAAAAGACATACATTCCTAAGCAAATTTGGATTGAAGGAGAATTATTGACTGGAAAATCGATTAAAAAAATCGATTTCTAA
- a CDS encoding BadF/BadG/BcrA/BcrD ATPase family protein: MKYLIGIDAGGTKTEIIAYGLDYNPIYRKIGGFGNPAVNLDKTLKTIVTLIDDCTSEFGRNNCQLIVIGMAAVETGNYVKKIKKEVESIFTIETIVLNDAELACKAYLGSKDGMLVIAGTGSSCFVQKSGEGEIVGGWSHILGDEGSGYYTVIEVFKNIVNKYDRNISYDSLSKAMLEKIGGSSRSDIMNFIYSNEKNTIAGMFPIIVDFSLKGDLYAINLLENAGKYLADLTCVAYRKKDFRGKVTIGIKGGVFQHSTYMVSAYMNEIQKHLCNFDIINEDISATKGVCEIYDEFQK, encoded by the coding sequence ATGAAATATTTAATAGGAATTGATGCAGGTGGTACTAAAACTGAGATTATAGCATATGGATTGGATTATAATCCTATTTACAGAAAGATAGGAGGATTTGGTAATCCTGCAGTAAATTTAGATAAAACCTTAAAAACTATTGTAACATTAATAGATGACTGTACCAGTGAATTTGGTAGAAATAATTGTCAGCTCATCGTTATTGGTATGGCGGCTGTTGAAACAGGTAATTATGTAAAGAAAATTAAAAAGGAAGTTGAAAGTATTTTTACTATTGAAACAATAGTGTTAAACGATGCTGAATTAGCATGTAAAGCATATTTAGGGAGTAAAGATGGAATGCTTGTTATAGCAGGTACAGGATCATCTTGTTTTGTTCAGAAATCTGGGGAAGGTGAAATTGTAGGAGGATGGAGCCATATATTAGGCGATGAAGGTAGTGGATATTATACTGTAATAGAGGTTTTTAAGAACATAGTAAATAAGTATGACAGAAATATTTCTTATGATAGTTTAAGCAAAGCTATGCTTGAAAAAATAGGAGGATCTTCGCGCTCGGATATAATGAATTTTATATATAGTAATGAAAAAAACACAATAGCAGGAATGTTCCCAATAATTGTAGATTTTTCATTAAAAGGAGATTTATACGCAATCAATTTACTTGAGAATGCCGGAAAGTATCTTGCAGATTTGACTTGCGTTGCATACAGGAAGAAGGATTTTAGAGGAAAAGTAACCATTGGAATAAAAGGTGGGGTTTTTCAACATAGCACCTACATGGTTTCTGCATATATGAATGAAATTCAGAAACATTTATGTAATTTTGATATTATAAATGAAGATATTTCTGCAACAAAAGGTGTATGTGAAATTTATGATGAGTTTCAAAAATAA
- a CDS encoding GH36-type glycosyl hydrolase domain-containing protein, translating to MKYGYFDDTKKEYVITTPMTPLPWINYLGSQNFFGLISNTLGGYCFYGDARLQRLTRFRYNNVPADIGGRYYYIKEENKAAWNPGFLPCRTPLDKYVCRHGLGYTIIESEKEGIKSKLTCFVPLGENCEIHSMTLTNKSLLHKKVKLHSFVEWCLWDAVDDSQNFQRNLNIGEVEVDGEVIYHKSEYRERRNHYAYFGVNKEVSGFDTSRDYFLGNLRGFDNPIVVEEGNSKNSIAHGWHPIGSHQINILLEPGERKNLIFVLGYAQNGWDNKWEGKNIINKTEAKRVLEKFKTEYSINSELVKLKGYWDKLLSRFQIESSNEKINRMVNIWNQYQCMVTFNLSRSASYFESGTGRGMGFRDSCQDILGFVHMIPERARERILDIASIQFEDGSTYHQYQPLTKLGNNNIGSGFNDDPLWLIACTVAYIKETGDSDILNEMVPFDNKLGSEKSLFVHLRRSIQYTIKHLGPHGLPLIGRADWNDCLNLNTFSIEPGESFQTTSNHESNIAESVFIAGMFVKYGKEYAELCRLFGDSEEALEIIDYVKSMEESIYKSGWDENWFLRAYDAFGEKVGSKECNEGKIYIEPQGMCVMAGIGIENGYAEKALNSVRDILLNDFGVELLYPCYTKYHKELGEITSYPPGYKENGSVFCHNNPWISIAETILGRGNNAFDIYRRICPSYTENFSEIHKTEPYVYSQTIGGRGGFSLGEAKNSWLTGTAAWSFVNISQAILGIYPDYDGLMIKPCLPDEIKSYKIQRLFRGCMYIIDVENACTGNTEIIIDGKSIKGNLIPTQYYKKTCNVIVRI from the coding sequence ATGAAATATGGTTATTTTGATGACACTAAAAAGGAATACGTTATCACAACACCTATGACACCTCTTCCATGGATTAATTATTTAGGAAGCCAGAATTTTTTTGGTTTAATTTCTAATACTCTAGGAGGATACTGCTTTTATGGAGATGCAAGGCTGCAACGTTTGACGCGTTTTCGCTATAATAATGTCCCAGCTGATATTGGTGGGAGGTATTATTATATAAAAGAAGAAAATAAAGCAGCTTGGAATCCAGGCTTTCTTCCTTGCAGAACTCCTCTTGATAAATATGTCTGCCGTCATGGGCTTGGATATACGATTATTGAAAGCGAAAAAGAAGGTATTAAAAGTAAATTGACGTGCTTTGTTCCCTTAGGTGAAAATTGTGAAATACATAGTATGACGTTAACTAATAAGTCTTTATTACACAAAAAAGTTAAACTTCATAGCTTTGTAGAGTGGTGCTTATGGGATGCAGTAGATGATAGTCAAAACTTTCAGCGTAATTTAAATATTGGCGAAGTAGAAGTAGATGGTGAAGTGATTTATCATAAAAGTGAGTATAGGGAACGGAGAAATCATTATGCATATTTTGGAGTAAATAAGGAAGTGTCTGGATTTGACACTAGCAGAGATTATTTCCTAGGCAATTTAAGAGGATTTGATAATCCTATAGTGGTTGAAGAAGGTAACAGTAAAAATTCTATAGCACATGGTTGGCATCCTATCGGAAGCCATCAGATTAATATATTACTAGAACCTGGAGAAAGAAAGAATTTAATATTTGTTTTGGGCTATGCACAGAATGGTTGGGATAATAAATGGGAAGGTAAAAATATCATTAATAAAACTGAAGCTAAAAGGGTATTAGAAAAATTCAAAACAGAATATTCAATTAATAGTGAATTAGTTAAACTAAAAGGATATTGGGATAAGCTTCTTTCCAGATTTCAGATTGAAAGCTCTAATGAAAAAATTAATAGGATGGTAAATATATGGAATCAATATCAATGCATGGTCACATTTAATTTAAGCAGAAGTGCAAGTTATTTTGAAAGTGGCACTGGAAGAGGAATGGGTTTTAGAGACAGTTGCCAAGATATATTAGGTTTTGTTCACATGATACCAGAAAGAGCTCGTGAGAGAATTCTGGATATTGCTTCAATTCAATTTGAAGATGGAAGTACATATCATCAATATCAGCCACTTACCAAGTTGGGAAATAATAATATAGGCTCAGGATTTAATGATGATCCTCTATGGTTGATTGCTTGTACTGTTGCTTATATAAAAGAAACAGGGGACAGTGATATACTAAATGAAATGGTTCCCTTTGATAATAAATTAGGCAGTGAAAAATCATTGTTTGTTCATTTGAGAAGAAGTATTCAATACACAATTAAACATTTAGGACCTCATGGTCTTCCTCTAATAGGAAGGGCCGATTGGAATGACTGTCTTAATTTAAATACTTTCTCCATTGAACCGGGAGAAAGTTTCCAAACAACTTCAAACCATGAAAGTAATATTGCAGAAAGTGTTTTTATTGCAGGAATGTTTGTTAAGTATGGCAAAGAATACGCAGAGTTATGCAGGCTCTTTGGAGATTCAGAAGAAGCTTTAGAAATAATTGACTATGTTAAGTCTATGGAAGAGTCAATTTACAAGAGTGGTTGGGACGAAAATTGGTTTTTAAGAGCATATGATGCCTTTGGTGAAAAGGTAGGCAGTAAAGAGTGTAACGAGGGCAAAATATATATAGAGCCACAGGGAATGTGTGTAATGGCTGGAATAGGTATTGAAAATGGATATGCTGAAAAAGCTCTTAATTCAGTTCGAGATATTCTACTTAATGATTTCGGTGTTGAATTACTTTATCCCTGCTATACAAAATATCATAAGGAACTTGGCGAAATCACTAGTTATCCGCCAGGATATAAGGAAAATGGTTCGGTTTTCTGCCATAATAATCCTTGGATAAGTATAGCGGAAACAATACTTGGGAGAGGTAATAATGCATTTGATATCTATCGTCGAATATGTCCTTCATATACTGAAAATTTTAGCGAAATACACAAAACTGAACCTTATGTATACAGCCAAACTATCGGAGGACGGGGAGGATTTTCATTGGGTGAGGCAAAAAACAGCTGGCTTACAGGGACTGCTGCATGGTCTTTTGTAAACATTAGTCAGGCTATACTCGGCATATATCCTGATTATGATGGACTTATGATAAAACCTTGTCTTCCTGATGAAATTAAATCATATAAAATCCAAAGGTTATTCAGAGGTTGTATGTATATTATTGATGTGGAAAATGCATGTACGGGTAATACTGAAATAATAATAGATGGTAAGAGTATTAAAGGAAATTTAATTCCCACACAATACTACAAAAAAACATGCAATGTAATAGTAAGAATATAA